From Erwinia sp. HDF1-3R, one genomic window encodes:
- the zapA gene encoding cell division protein ZapA, with protein sequence MSAQPVDLQIFGRSLRVNCPPEQQDALNLAAEDLNQRLQDLKVRTRVTNTEQLVFIAALNICHELAQEKGKTRDYASNMEQRIRMLQQTIEQALLEQGRITERSGPKFE encoded by the coding sequence ATGTCTGCACAACCCGTAGATTTACAAATTTTTGGCCGTTCTTTACGAGTAAATTGTCCGCCTGAACAGCAAGATGCGCTGAATCTGGCTGCCGAAGACCTCAATCAGCGGTTGCAAGATTTAAAAGTTCGCACTAGAGTCACAAATACCGAGCAGCTGGTTTTTATTGCCGCGTTGAATATTTGTCATGAGCTGGCGCAGGAAAAGGGAAAAACCCGCGACTATGCCAGCAACATGGAGCAACGTATCCGTATGTTGCAGCAGACTATTGAACAGGCACTGCTTGAGCAGGGTCGTATTACAGAACGTAGCGGTCCAAAGTTCGAATAA